A DNA window from Hordeum vulgare subsp. vulgare chromosome 1H, MorexV3_pseudomolecules_assembly, whole genome shotgun sequence contains the following coding sequences:
- the LOC123415665 gene encoding ocs element-binding factor 1-like yields the protein MSSPSRRSSSPESNIDGGSGSGSGSAGDERKRKRMLSNRESARRSRARKQQRMEELIAEASRLQAENARVEAQIGAYTTELTKVDGENAVLRARHGELAGRLQALGGVLEIFQVAGAPVDIPEIPDPLLRPWQSPFAPQLATAGGVPDAFQF from the coding sequence atgtcgtcgccgtcgcgccGGAGCTCCAGCCCCGAGAGCAACATcgacggcggcagcggcagcggcagcggctccGCCGGCGACGAGCGCAAGCGCAAGAGGATGCTGTCCAACAGGGAATCGGCCAGGCGGTCCCGCGCGCGCAAGCAGCAGCGGATGGAGGAGCTCATCGCCGAGGCCAGCCGCCTCCAGGCGGAGAACGCGCGCGTGGAAGCCCAGATCGGCGCCTACACGACCGAGCTGACCAAGGTCGACGGCGAGAACGCCGTGCTCCGCGCGCGCCACGGCGAGCTCGCCGGGCGGCTGCAGGCGCTCGGCGGCGTCCTGGAGATCTTCCAGGTGGCCGGCGCGCCCGTCGACATCCCAGAGATCCCCGACCCGCTGCTCCGCCCGTGGCAGTCCCCGTTCGCGCCCCAGCTGGCCACCGCCGGCGGCGTGCCAGATGCGTTCCAGTTCTGA